The following proteins come from a genomic window of Montipora capricornis isolate CH-2021 chromosome 9, ASM3666992v2, whole genome shotgun sequence:
- the LOC138014942 gene encoding uncharacterized protein has protein sequence MPTEHIVPFGLLLLTTIYGCSAQLNISEVGHNFPYRCTVNATVVNNPNFKGVCLSVLMPNETRKFRDLVCLKPGETKNTSGCMLHNDAFLDNCCKENIKEAYFHELEDGSYVFIVIPKDGRMLSCGNLAFIVSSIAGALLSSQDFCTFPSIATAESSSANPHTTIRTSIESMTPVTDATRTRVSGTIDSEDSSRSPTTTSHAVAGTSNKEIVIISLIFFLVKLLCG, from the exons ATGCCCACAGAACATATCGTTCCATTTGGACTACTTCTATTAACGACAATCTACG GTTGTTCAGCCCAGCTTAACATCAGTGAAGTTGGACATAATTTCCCATATCGATGCACCGTGAATGCCACTGTGGTAAATAATCCCAACTTTAAGGGGGTTTGTTTAAGCGTTTTAAtgccaaatgaaacacgaaagTTTCGTGATTTGGTCTGTCTCAAGCCTGGAGAGACCAAAAATACCAGTGGCTGTATGCTGCATAATGATGCCTTCCTGGACAACTGTtgtaaagaaaatattaaagaagCATATTTCCACGAGCTTGAGGATGGATCTTATGTGTTCATTGTTATCCCCAAAGATGGACGTATGCTAAGTTGTGGCAACTTAGCATTCATCGTATCAAGTATTGCAGGGGCTCTGTTGTCATCCCAGGACTTTTGTACATTCCCAAGCATTGCAACAG ctgAAAGTTCCTCTGCCAATCCACATACTACCATTAGGACTTCAATTGAATCCATGACACCTGTCACAGATGCCACTAGAACAC GTGTAAGTGGAACAATTGATTCAGAAGATTCATCTCGGTCACCTACAACAACTAGCCATG CTGTAGCTGGTACCAGTAACAAAGAAATCGTTAtcatatcattaattttttttttggtgaaattATTGTGTGGATGA